A region from the Strix uralensis isolate ZFMK-TIS-50842 chromosome 24, bStrUra1, whole genome shotgun sequence genome encodes:
- the GPR61 gene encoding G-protein coupled receptor 61, with product MEPSLPAPWAWNGSRTARGLQPSPGPMPPNGTADGKPKDVASKSVGLFFMLLIDLTAIVGNAAVMTVIVKTPALRKFVFVFHLCLVDFLAALTLMPLEMLSGSAVFDSPVFGEAMCRVYLFLSVCFISMCILSISTINVERYYYVVHPMRYEVRMTVGLVACVLVGVWLKAVATSLVPVLGWLSPDRPPVPAGRGCSLQWSRGPYCKFFVVFFAAFYFLLPLLIIVVVYCSMFKVARVAAMHHGPLPTWMETPRHRSESLSSRSTMVTTSGAPRTTPQRTFGGGKAAAILLAVGGQFLFCWLPYFSFHLYTALSAQPLVGPAAETVVTWLGYFCFTSNPFFYGCLNRQIRGELGRLLTCFFKQPPEEDLRLPSREGSIEENFLQFLQGTGCPTEPRPRTPSPKRDQLPVDFRIPGQIDEDTVEGTERRGGDGVYVPVVASPKPEL from the coding sequence ATGgagccctccctgcccgccccgtgGGCCTGGAACGGCTCTAGGACGGCGCGGGGGCTCCAGCCCTCCCCGGGCCCCATGCCCCCCAACGGCACGGCCGACGGCAAACCTAAAGACGTGGCCTCCAAATCGGTGGGGCTCTTCTTCATGCTGCTCATCGACCTGACGGCCATCGTGGGCAACGCCGCCGTCATGACCGTCATCGTGAAGACGCCGGCGTTGCGTAAATTCGTCTTCGTCTTCCACCTCTGCCTGGTGGATTTCTTGGCCGCCCTCACGCTGATGCCGTTGGAGATGCTCTCCGGCTCGGCCGTCTTCGACAGCCCGGTTTTCGGCGAGGCCATGTGCCGCGTTTACCTGTTCCTCAGCGTCTGCTTCATCAGCATGTGCATCCTCTCCATCTCCACCATCAACGTGGAACGTTACTACTACGTGGTGCACCCCATGCGCTACGAGGTGAGGATGACGGTGGGGCTGGTGGCCTGCGTCCTCGTCGGCGTCTGGCTCAAAGCCGTGGCCACCTCCCTCGTGCCCGTGCTGGGTTGGTTGTCCCCcgaccggccgccggtacctgcCGGTCGCGGCTGCTCCTTGCAATGGAGCCGCGGTCCCTACTGCAAGTTCTTCGTGGTCTTCTTCGCCGCTTTCTacttcctcctgcccctcctcatcaTCGTGGTGGTCTACTGCAGCATGTTCAAGGTGGCGCGGGTGGCCGCCATGCACCACGGCCCCCTCCCCACCTGGATGGAGACGCCGCGACATCGCTCTGAGTCGCTCAGCAGCCGCTCCACCATGGTCACCACCTCGGGAGCTCCTCGTACCACCCCGCAGAGGACGTTCGGGGGGGGCAAAGCGGCCGCCATCCTGTTGGCCGTGGGAGGCCAATTCCTCTTCTGCTGGTTGCCCTACTTCTCCTTCCACCTCTACACCGCCCTGAGCGCCCAGCCCTTGGTGGGGCCGGCGGCTGAGACTGTGGTCACTTGGCTCGGTTACTTCTGCTTTACCTCCAACCCTTTCTTCTACGGGTGCCTCAACCGGCAGATCCGGGGCGAGCTGGGGCGGCTCCTCACTTGTTTCTTCAAGCAGCCGCCCGAGGAGGACCTGCGGCTGCCCAGCCGGGAGGGCTCCATCGAGGAGAACTTCCTCCAGTTCCTTCAGGGCACCGGTTGTCCcaccgagccccggccccgcacccccagccccaagCGGGACCAGCTCCCCGTCGATTTTCGCATCCCGGGGCAGATCGATGAGGACACGGTGGAGGGGACGGAGCGGCGCGGTGGGGATGGGGTCTACGTGCCGGTGGTCGCCTCTCCCAAACCGGAGCTGtag